A genomic segment from Nicotiana sylvestris chromosome 1, ASM39365v2, whole genome shotgun sequence encodes:
- the LOC104240632 gene encoding eukaryotic translation initiation factor 2 subunit gamma-like, with product MSRKGLMEQDLSKLDVAQLHPLSPEVISRQATINIGTIGHVAHGKSTVVKAISGVQTVRFKNELERNITIKLGYANAKIYKCEDERCPRPMCYKAYGSGKEDSPMCDVPGFETCRMKLLRHVSFVDCPGHDILMATMLNGAAIMDGALLLIAANESCPQPQTSEHLAAVEIMRLQHIIILQNKVDLVQENVAINQHEAIQKFIQGTVADGAPVVPISAQLKYNIDVVAEYIVKKIPIPVRDFTSPPNMIVIRSFDVNKPGFEVDDIRGGVAGGSILKGVLKVNQLIEVRPGIVVKDESGNIKCTPIYSRIVSLFAELNELQFAVPGGLIGVGTTMDPTLTRADRLVGQVLGEVGSLPEVFVELEVNFFLLRRLLGVRTKDSERQGKVSKLAKGEILMLNIGSMSTGARVVAVKNVFAKLQLTSPVCTSKGEKIALSRRIEKHWRLIGWGQIQAGITLDVPPCPV from the exons ATGTCTAGAAAAGGACTGATGGAGCAGGACCTAAGCAAGTTGGATGTAGCACAGCTGCATCCACTTTCACCTGAAGTCATTTCTCGTCAGGCTACAATAAACATAG GTACCATTGGCCATGTGGCTCATGGAAAGTCAACAGTTGTAAAAGCTATATCTGGTGTGCAG ACTGTTCGTTTTAAGAATGAGCTAGAGCGTAATATTACAATTAAGCTTGGGTATGCTAATGCGAAGATATACAAATGTGAAGATGAGCGCTGTCCTAGACCCATGTGCTACAA GGCATATGGAAGTGGAAAAGAAGACAGTCCCATGTGTGATGTCCCTGGTTTTGAGACCTGCAGGATGAAATTGCTGAGACATGTGTCTTTTGTTGATTGTCCT GGTCATGATATTCTCATGGCTACCATGCTTAATGGAGCTGCCATTATGGATGGAGCATTACTTCTAATTGCAGCCAATGAGAGCTGTCCCCAACCTCAGACTTCTGAACATTTGGCTGCTGTTGAAATTATGCGCCTCCAACATataataattcttcaaaataaaGTTGATCTTGTTCAGGAAAATGTTGCCATCAATCAGCATGAAGCTATTCAGAAATTTATTCAG GGAACTGTAGCAGATGGTGCTCCAGTTGTACCAATCTCCGCTCAGCTGAAGTATAACATTGATGTTGTCGCTGAATATATTGTGAAAAAGATTCCCATTCCTGTGAGGGATTTCACTTCACCACCAAATATGATCGTTATTCGGTCGTTTGATGTTAATAAACCTGGTTTTGAAGTTGATGACATCAGAGGTGGCGTTGCTGGTGGCAGTATTTTAAAG GGTGTGTTGAAGGTAAATCAATTGATCGAGGTTCGTCCAGGTATTGTTGTCAAGGATGAGAGTGGCAACATTAAATGTACCCCCATATATTCAAGAATCGTGTCATTGTTTGCTGAGCTAAATGAACTACAATTTGCTGTACCTGGAGGCCTAATTGGAGTTGGAACAACCATGGATCCTACGCTGACACGTGCTGATCGATTGGTGGGTCAGGTTCTTGGGGAGGTTGGGTCACTTCCTGAAGTTTTTGTCGAACTAGAG GTGAATTTCTTTTTGCTCCGCCGTCTTTTGGGTGTGAGGACAAAGGACTCGGAAAGACAGGGTAAAGTTTCCAAGTTGGCAAAGGGAGAAATCCTTATGTTAAATATAGGTTCTATGTCAACTGGGGCTCGAGTGGTTGCTGTTAAAAATGTGTTCGCGAAACTGCAGTTGACGTCCCCAGTGTGTACAAGCAAAGGTGAAAAAATTGCTCTTAGCCGGAGAATTGAAAAGCACTGGCGTCTTATTGGTTGGGGCCAAATCCAAGCTGGTATTACTCTTGACGTTCCACCGTGCCCCGTCTAA